The genomic interval CGGTGCGAGCACCTCGGTCGCCTCGTCGGAGACGTCCTGCGTCTCCAGGACGAAGCCCGCGAGAATCCCCTCCACCGCGTCGTCGGCAGTGAACGGGCTGTAGGTCCCGTCCGCCTCCTTCTTCACGGGCAGGCCCGAGGGCACATGCTTCGTGGAGAGCTTGGTGCCGTCGGCGGCCTCGGTGACGAGGCTCGAGCCCTCGACGAGGGCGCTGCGCTTGATGGTGATGGGGCGGGCGCTCGACGTGCCGTGGCTCGAGCCGAGCCAGCGGTAGTCACCGCCCACCGTCTGGGTCTTCCGGAATCCGAGTTCCATGACGAATCTCCTTAGCGAGATCGGTTCTTGTTGCGGAAGCGCCGGTTGTAGCGCTCCCGTGCGTCCTCAGCCGCGGATCCCTCACCGGGATCCCGCTGCCCTCCGTGCTGCTGGCGACGCGGCTCCCTCTGCACGAGCGCGCCGATCTTCTCGATCTGCTGCTCGTCGGGATCGCCGTCCTCACCGATCAGCGCCTGCGGATTCAGCACGCCCATCAGCACGTCGAAGTCCTCGGCCGAGACACCAGGTAGCTGGGCCTTCACGGCGTAGCGGACGAGCTTCGACTGCTGCTCGAGGACCGTGCGGTCCTCCGCGGACAGTTCCGCCTGCGCGGCCTCCTGGGCGCTGGCCTCCAGACCAGCGACATACCCGGGGCCCCGCTTGTTCGCGGACTCGGCCGTGCGCGCGAGGGACCGCCAGTACGCCTCGCGCTCTTCCGGGGACTTGGCGGCGAGCGCCTCGTCGTCGTGCTTGAACGCCTGGAACTTCCAGTACGCGGCACGCTGGTCGGGGGTCATGTCCGCCGTCGGTGTGCCGACCGGGTATCCGAGATCGGGCCCGGCCGGTGCCTCGGGCTTGGCCCGGGGCTTCGGCTTGGGCTGCTCTTCCTTCGGTGCCTCGCCGCTGTCGCCGGTGCCGTCCTTCGGCTCCTCGGTGCCGTCTCCGTCTCCCGCGCCAGCGGGATCCGTCTCGGGCGAGGTGGCGAAGTTCAGTGCGCCGGTCTGCTGCGCGCGGGAGAGGGTGGTGCGGTGCATGGCTGAGGTGTCTCCTGTCGGAGTGGGGCCCATGTCGGGCGAGTGGTCGTCGTCGTGGGCGCGGTAGCGGTCCCACCACGTGTCGATGACGTCGGCCGTCCATTCCGGGCGGCCGGCGTCGCGTGCGCGGCGCTTCAGGTCCGGTGCCGGTGCAGTGAGCACCAGTACCTCGTCGGCGCCGATCCGGGCCGCGTGAGCATGGCGCTCAGCGGGATCCGGGAGTGTGCGGATCACCCACGCGTCCCGATCGGACGGCAGGTGCTTCTCCAGGGCGGCGCGGACCATATCCGCGGCGCCCCGGCGGGGACCGTCCCGGTCGGCGCGGTCGCCGCCGAGGGACGTGAGGATGTCGTCGTAGTCCACGACCAGGTCTCCGGGCGCGGCGTGCTCGCGCACAAAGCTGCTCTTCCCAGCGCACGGGGGACCGGTCACCAGACGCACGGTCATGCCGCGGCCTTCGCGACCGCGTCCTCGACGCGCTGGATCCGGCGGCGCAGGTAGCCGCGCTCGATGTCGGTCGCCTTCGGGTTGTCGTCAACGGCGGCGAGCGCGGCGCGCAGTGCGCTCAGCTGGTCGTCGAGGCCCAGGGAAGGGGTCTTCGGCGACGTGGCCGGCTTGCTGGCCCGGGTGGGCTTCGCTTGGCGCTTCGGAGCGATGATCGCGCCGAGCTCACCGTTGTCGGTGATCTCGAAGCGGACGGCCTTCAGGTCCTCGGCACTCGTCCCGACGCCGGCCTCGTAGATCGCCTTGAGGTCCGCGTCGTTGAACTGCTGGCCGTAGTCGGCGCCGGGCCGAACTTCCACCTGCTCGCAGCGGCAGCGGTCGTGGATGGGCATGAGCTGGTCGACCGAGTAGACCTGGGTGGAGGCCGCGACGCAGAGGCCGCAGGTGCCGGACTTCGAGAGCTCGGGGTGGATCACGCGGCGGTACTTTGTGGCCTTGATCGAGCGGAGGCCGGCGCGGGTGCCGGCGCGGCGCGCGAGCGAGACGTCGTCGTCTGCGAGGACCTCGGCGCGCTCGGTGGCCTTGCCATGGGCATCAGCGTCGGAGACGCGCCGCTCTGCCAGGCTCACCTGCTCCCGCTCGAGAGCGTCGGCGGCCTGCTCGAGCTCGTCGACGCCGCGCAGCGTGGTCACGAGACGCTCAGCCTCCGCGTGCTCGGCGGTGCCGTCGAGCGCGGGGAGGAACGCCTCGATGCGGCGGCCGGCGTCCCGCGGGTCGTCCCGCAGGAGCTTCGCGAGCTCGTCCTGGCGCTCCTGCACGGAGATCCAGTAGCGGTATTGCTCGGCTGGGCGCTGGTAGACGTCCAGCACGGAGACACCGTCGCGGACGTAGCCGGGCACCTCGAGCGCGGGCCCGTCCGGGACGTACAGGCCGTCGACCCGGCGGGACATCCGCGGGAACTCGTAGCCCGTGCGGAACGCGCGCTCGATCGCGTCCTCGACGAGGTCCGCGGAGCCCGCGGCGCGCGCGAGCACCCGGTCGGGGTCGTACATCGCCTCCCGGTCGTCGTCCCACACCTTCAGCAGGAGCTTCACGAGCTGCTCGAGGAGGCGGCCGCGCGCGGTCGCGGACTTCGCAACGAGCACGGCGACCTGGGCGGCGGTCACTGGGCGTCTCCCTCCAGCAGCGCGTCAGCGGCACGGTTCGTCTCCATGCGGCCGATCTCGCGGGGCGAGGCCTTGATGAACATCGCCATCCGGTCGCGCCACGGCACCCCGGCCTCCTTCGCACGGGCCGCGGCTTCGGCGCGCGCCTGCGCGGACTCCCGCTCGGGCGGTGCCCACACGGCCTCGAGGGAGCCGATGTCCGCGCGCTCGGCGTCACCGGAGAGGCGGAACAGCTGGCTCATCGTCCGCACCGCAGGGGAGGCGAGACGGTCGATGCGGTCCTCGGCCTTGAAGACGATGCCCTCACGCTGCAGGGAAGCACCCTCGGCCGAGCCGTTCGCGGCGTCCGGGGTGAACATGTACATCGGGGTGCGCGTCTCCAGCGCGAAGTACTGGATGTCGTCCTGGACGCTCTTCAGCACAGGCGAGAGATCGGCCTGGCCCGACTCCCACAGCTTCACGCCGGGCGGCAGGACCCACATGGACCCGGGATCGGAGGAGAAGATCTCGTCGTAGTCGATGGGCTTGCCGGTCTGCGGGTCCTTCAGCGGTGCGCCCTCAAGCGCGCGCTGCCGGAAGGCCTGCAGGGCGATGATGACCATCTGCTGCATCAGCCGATGGTTGATGCGGTCGACGGTTTCGATGTGCCCCTCGACCTCCGGCAGCCCCCGACGGTTCGACCAGGGAGTCACCGGTACCTCGTCGAGGCCCGTCGCCTCCACCTCGGCGTCGAACTCCCACTGATCCAGGCGGAGCCGCCACTTCTTGCCCTGCCCGGGCAGCGTGAAGCCCGCACCCCGGCCCTTGTACGGGCGGCGGGCCACGAGGTTGTAGCCCGGACGGAACAGGACGAGCACGTCCTCGCGCGCGAGCGGATCCCGGTACACCTTCAGAGCGCCCTGCACGTCCAGCGGCGCCCCGGGCGACGTGTACGCGGTGGTCTGCTCCGGCGACTCCAGCGTGCAGCGCGGCGCGGCGCCCTCGGCCGACGCGCGCTCGACGAGGGTGAGGCCCCGGCCGTAGGAGTAGACGAACTCCATCAGGTCACGCTTGATCGCGTGGAACCCGGAAGCGGTCATGAGCTGATCCGCCTTCGCATCCCCCTCGGCGTCCGAGTCGAGCGCCGTGCGGAACGACAGCAGCTGCGTGCGGTCGGCGAGCGCGAGCGTCGTCGTCTCGGTGAGGTTGATGCGGGAGATTCGCAGCAGGCGCTCGTAGTTCTCCCGCTGGGCGGGATCGTCGACGTCGGGGAGCGGAGGCTTGCCCTCGAAGTAGTCGCGCCAGCGGCGCAGGTCGGACTGGGCGCGGCCGAGCTCGTCTGCCATGTGCTCGAGCAGGTCGAGGTCGTCAACGGACTCCACGGCGCTCCTTCCTCTCGATACGGCGGGGCACGAACACCTCGGGCTGCGCCTGGACCTCGGCGAGGTACTGGGCGCGGGCCGCGTAGGCGAGGGTCGCGGCCATGGCCGCGTCGATCTTGTGCGGGGACTTCTTCGATCGCTTGCCGATCAGGCGGCGGCCGAAGCGGGAGTACTCGCGGTTGCGGGCGTTGAGCATGTGCCGGGAGAGGGACGGGACTCCCTCGTGGGAGACGTCCTCGTGTCGGCGGATCGCGGTGTGCAGCCGCTCGAGCTCGTCGCTCATGCGGTTCGTCTGCGTCGTCCAGAACTTGATCGAGTGCTTCGTGGACGCCTTGACCTGGAGGCGGTCACCGGCGTTCTTCGCCCAGTCCTCGATCTGCTCCTGCCAGTACGGCGGGTCAGCGAAGAAGCCGACCACGTCGAAGGTCTCGAACGCCCAGGCGACGGCCTTGTTGAAGCTCTCGACGTTCACGGACCAGCCGCGGGCCTCGGGTCCGTCGGGGATCTCGTCGATGAGGATCGGCCACAGGTGGCCGTGGTCGATGCTGCAAGCGACGAGCGCCGTGGCGTCGTCGTCGACCGAGCCATCAAACCCGAGGGTGATGCGGTCGCCCGGGCGGGCCCGCTGCTTCCTGTTCAGAACGGCCTGCCAGTCCTGTGGTGTGATCCATGCGTCGTCGCCCTCGACGAGGGTGTTCAGGCTGTACCGCTTGGACTCGGACTCCGACTGGCGCGGGTCGAAGATGTCGTCGATGACGTCGGAGACGCTGTTCCATTCCAGCGCGTCCCCGTAGGCCTCGGCGATCGCGTCGGCGAGCGCGTCCTCATCGGACAGGTCGTCGAGTTCGGCCCAGCGGTGATCGAACAGGAGGCGGCCGCGCTTCGCTCGGCCCTCCTGGATCTCGTTCGCGAAGCTGTAGGTGTCCTCGGCGATCGAGTTCGTGCCCGGCTCGTACATCGTGGTCGTCTCGAGCAGCCAGGTGCCGGCCGACGCGCGCCGCTTCCGCAGGTTCCTCTTCGTCGTCTTGTACATGCGGCGCAGGCCGTTCGACGTGTACAGGTGGGTCTCGTCGAAGGCCACGAAGGTCTCCTTGCCGCCGTCCTTCGAGTCGGCGCCAGAGGACGAGGGCGTGATCTTCCCGCCGCCGGGCAGGCCGATCTCGGTCTGCGTGACCTTCAGCCCGTACGCGACGAGCTGCGAGAGGCCGTGCCCGTACTTCGGGTCGAGGTTCGTGAGGACGTTGTCGAAGATGTTCCCGGCCTGGTCCTCCTCGGTGGCGACGATCCGGATGACCGGCGAGTGCACCGGTCGCCCCATGGGCTCGCCCTGCCGGTAGGTGTAGGTCCGGCCGAGGAACGTGTACGTCTCGCCGCCCTTGGCCCAGCCCTCGAACCGGCAGGGGCCGAGCGCCTCGAGCAGCACGAGGTACCCGGCGAGGCCGCTCTTGTCGCACCCCTTCGGCCGGGAGAAGAACGCGCTGTTGTGCAGCCGGCGCCCGGCGGCGTCCAGCGCGTAGCAGTCCATGATGAAGCCAGCACGCTCGTCCGACAGCCGGATCGGTTGCCCCTCGACGTCGCCCGGGCCGTAGACCACGAACGTCTCCAGCCACCACAGCGCGACCCACAGCACGCGATTCCCGCGCTTGTCCCGGTCGTAGCCGGGCGCCGTGATCACGCGGTGCGGCACGTCAGCCTCCCAAGCGCCCGCGCCGTTCGCCCATGTCGATCACAGCGCCGGCCTGTCCATTGCCGTCGGGCTCCTCGGGCAGCTCGACGGTCAGCCGGAGCCGGTTCCGGTCCTCAGGAGTCGCCCCGTACTTCTGCGCGCGCAGCCTGATCTCGGCCGCGAAGTCCCAGCGGCCCGAGGACCACATCTTGTGGTGCATCAGCGCCGTGTCCAGCAGGAAGTCCCAGTCCGGATCGGTCATCATCTGCACGGCCTGCGGCGAGCGCCGCCAGTTCTCCCACCAGCGACGCGTCTGCACGTGCCACGACTCGCCATCCGGCAGCGCATCCTCGGGGAGCTCGGGCCCGCGGAGCTTGTGGTCCGCCTGGACCTTCACCGTGGGGATCGCGTCCTTGTTCCGACGGATCGCGTTCGGATCCTTTGCGGGTCCACGACCGGCCATGAGCTCACCTCCGTTCGTTCTGACGCCCTCTCGGCCGTCTCGCCGCCTCTCGGCGGGTCCGGTCGAATGTGCCCCTGGCCTGCGAATCGACTTCCCCAGACCCGTACGATCTCTGAGTACCAGGACAGGGCCGGGGGGAGAAGATCCCCGGGGGGAGGGGTGGTGGCCCTGGTCAGCGCAGACCGGGATGCTTCCGGGCCGCGCGCTGCTCACGGGCGCGAATCGCGGCCCACTTCGTCGCGGCGTCGCCGCCTTCGCGGGACGACTTCTCCAGGTGATGCCACGAGCACTTCGACCGCAGCTGCGAGAGGCGATGATCGGCGCGGTCACCGACGTGGTCGACGTCGGTCGCGCGCTCTACGCAGCGGCGCCCGGTATCGACCCGGGTGTGCGTGCACCTGAATCCATCGATCGCGAGGCGCTGCGCTCGGATCTTCGACCAGTCACGCGGCAGCGTCGCCTTGCGGGTCGATCCCCGCCATCCGCCGGCCATCAGCCCGGCCCCAGCGGGTTCTTGCCCTTGCGCTCGCCCGGCCAGATCCCGAACACCGCCTTGAACCAGTTCGCCGCCGTGCGCTTCGCCATCGGCAGCGACATGTACTTCGCGAGGTGAGCGACGAGCGTGCGGTACGGCGTCGGCGAGGCCGCCCACTTCGCGAGGCCCTCGCCCTTCGTCCAGTACCACTTCAGGTAGCCGCGGCTGCCGCGCGTCGGGTTCGCGACGGCGTCGGGCTTGATAGTCGCCATGCCGCTCACCCCCTTGGTGTCCCGGCCGGCGCGCCCGGGAGTCGAGGGGGCAGGCGCGCCGACCGAGAGGATGGTGCTCACCCGTTCACGTCGAGGCGGAGCACCCACACACCCGACGGCACAGGGCGCGGAGGAAGGACCCGCAGCCCGTGACGACGCCACCCCGAACGCACCGGACCCCGGGGAGGATCGCTCCTCACCGGGGTCCGGACGCACTAGTGGCTGGCCCCAGTGTGACATAGCTTCACGCGCGCGAGGTAGCACCCACGACACCCTCGGCGCGTCGAGTCCTCCGGTCGATCGTGAACAGTCGGAGCAGGGCCACCGGGAACCTCCCGTCGGCGCCCGGCTCGTAGTCGAACGAGCCCCGCTGCTTCGCCTTCCGGATCCGGGCATGGATCCCCGGCCACAGCACGTCAGCCTCAACCAGCGTCATCCGATACCGGTCCGGCTCCTCATCGACCATCGCCAGCATCTGCTGCACGAGCTCCTCGGCTGATGGCATGCGCGGCGGCTCGGCGTCGCCGACGAGGACCTGCAGATGCCGACGCACACGACCAAGCTGCTGCTCGACATGCCGAGCACCCTCGGGCCGCGCCGCGATCCACCGCAAATGCTCGAGCAGGAACGACGACGCCGACCCCATCGACTCGGCCGGCACCGACGGCCGACCCATGGCCTCACGCACCTGATCAGCCAGCGCCCGGAACACCGTCACCGGATGCGGCGTGCTGTCCTCCATCGTCGCCCAGTCCGACGCACCCGACAGCACGACCAGAGCCTCGCCCCCCGGTAACGCCGGCACCGGGGACGCCGCCGCCGGAGCGAGCGACATCGGCCGCGACGAGATCGTCAGCATCACCTCGGGCACCACCTCGAGCAGATCCACCACCTCCTCCATCAGCCTCTTGAGCCTCACGACACGGTTTTCGAACTCGATCTCCTCAGGACTCATCCCCGCTCCTCCTCGCACTTCCAGCACGGCCGATCACAGCCATGCTTCGAACACGTCGACACCTCATCGCGATCCACCCAGGGACCGTGATGGTTCCTGAACGGCGACCCCTCCTTGCCTGGCACCCTCTGGAAGTCCACCGGAGGCACCGACCCAGCCCTGCCCTGCCCCTCACCCGTTCCAGCCGACGGAGATCCACGATGACGGCCGGAGCCCCGGCGCCGCCTGCGGCGGCGCCTACCGGCACCATCACCGTCACCTCTACCTCCACCAGAACCTTCACCATCACCATCACCATCACCATCACCAGAACCGACTACGCCCGCATGCGCGCGCGAGGACAGCTCCGTTTCTCTGATCCGTGCGGGGATCAGAGGAGTCGAGCTCCTCTGATCTGGTGGGGGAGCGGGATGCGCGGCCCGGGCGGCCTCGCTGGCGGGAGGAGAGGGCCGGCGCCCTTCGACCGTTGAGGGAGAGCTGCCACGGCCCTCTCCGCCCGCCAGGGGCTTGCCCGGGACCTGAACCGGCACCGTCACGCGCGACCCTGCGGACCCAGTCGGCTGCGAGTGCGCGCTGCTGCTCGACGGCGACCCAGCGGCCCGATGCGGGCGCGAGTCCTCCGGAGCGGCGGTGATGCTTCGATCCTTCGACGGCGGCGGCAGCAGGGTCATGCCTGCGTCCTCCGGCGTGCGCTGTCCCTTCGTGCGATTGCAACTGCGGCAGACCGTGATCAGGTTCGCGGCGCCGATCGCGAGCCACGGGTCAACGTGGTCCGTCTCCGGGGCGCGGTCCGATTTCCGGTCCTGTCGCTTCAAGAGGGTCCCGCAGAGACGGCACGGCGCCGTCTCGGGGTCTCCAGGTGTGCAGTCCCGTTCCCAGAC from Brachybacterium kimchii carries:
- a CDS encoding AAA family ATPase; translation: MTVRLVTGPPCAGKSSFVREHAAPGDLVVDYDDILTSLGGDRADRDGPRRGAADMVRAALEKHLPSDRDAWVIRTLPDPAERHAHAARIGADEVLVLTAPAPDLKRRARDAGRPEWTADVIDTWWDRYRAHDDDHSPDMGPTPTGDTSAMHRTTLSRAQQTGALNFATSPETDPAGAGDGDGTEEPKDGTGDSGEAPKEEQPKPKPRAKPEAPAGPDLGYPVGTPTADMTPDQRAAYWKFQAFKHDDEALAAKSPEEREAYWRSLARTAESANKRGPGYVAGLEASAQEAAQAELSAEDRTVLEQQSKLVRYAVKAQLPGVSAEDFDVLMGVLNPQALIGEDGDPDEQQIEKIGALVQREPRRQQHGGQRDPGEGSAAEDARERYNRRFRNKNRSR
- a CDS encoding terminase large subunit domain-containing protein, with translation MPHRVITAPGYDRDKRGNRVLWVALWWLETFVVYGPGDVEGQPIRLSDERAGFIMDCYALDAAGRRLHNSAFFSRPKGCDKSGLAGYLVLLEALGPCRFEGWAKGGETYTFLGRTYTYRQGEPMGRPVHSPVIRIVATEEDQAGNIFDNVLTNLDPKYGHGLSQLVAYGLKVTQTEIGLPGGGKITPSSSGADSKDGGKETFVAFDETHLYTSNGLRRMYKTTKRNLRKRRASAGTWLLETTTMYEPGTNSIAEDTYSFANEIQEGRAKRGRLLFDHRWAELDDLSDEDALADAIAEAYGDALEWNSVSDVIDDIFDPRQSESESKRYSLNTLVEGDDAWITPQDWQAVLNRKQRARPGDRITLGFDGSVDDDATALVACSIDHGHLWPILIDEIPDGPEARGWSVNVESFNKAVAWAFETFDVVGFFADPPYWQEQIEDWAKNAGDRLQVKASTKHSIKFWTTQTNRMSDELERLHTAIRRHEDVSHEGVPSLSRHMLNARNREYSRFGRRLIGKRSKKSPHKIDAAMAATLAYAARAQYLAEVQAQPEVFVPRRIERKERRGVR
- a CDS encoding HNH endonuclease signature motif containing protein, producing the protein MFFTLVDELNANPKIRSLLDRNLAGDATGTIACTLWTLAGTASRGAMTDGVITRADTVRIMLNHDWADLGARLLVEVGLWHDAVSEAACETCTQHLASCSTCRPLRGDEYRFHDWWQRGYDHGVQAKLNIAKKKELQNKQLRAQVWERDCTPGDPETAPCRLCGTLLKRQDRKSDRAPETDHVDPWLAIGAANLITVCRSCNRTKGQRTPEDAGMTLLPPPSKDRSITAAPEDSRPHRAAGSPSSSSAHSQPTGSAGSRVTVPVQVPGKPLAGGEGRGSSPSTVEGRRPSPPASEAARAAHPAPPPDQRSSTPLIPARIRETELSSRAHAGVVGSGDGDGDGDGEGSGGGRGDGDGAGRRRRRRRRGSGRHRGSPSAGTGEGQGRAGSVPPVDFQRVPGKEGSPFRNHHGPWVDRDEVSTCSKHGCDRPCWKCEEERG